ATTTGTCTTTGGATTGATTCAGATTGTGATGGTTAAAAAGTTTGAAGTTCCCTTAGAAACTGTCAAAAGGGGATTAGTATCTCTTGTAATCAGGTTCATGACCTCTTTGCGTCAATCCGGCAGCAGTTTACCACGGGTAAGTACCTCTTTTTTACTTTCTCTCTTTTTTCAGTTACTATCGATAGTAAAAATATATGCAGTAGCCAAAGCACTCATTCCCTCTGTCTCCTTTACAGACTGGTGCTGGATCGGAGGTATTGTATCTGTAGCGATGTTATTTCCTGTATCTGTTGGCGGATTGGGGATCAGGGAGGGAGGGTATGTGGTATTACTGGCAATTTTGTCAGTTTCTGTTGAGAATGCAGTTGCATTATCACTGACCATGTACTCAATACAGTTGATTGGTGCATTAAGCGGCTTTGGTTTGTATGCTTTTGGTCTTTTCGATACAAGAGGAAAAGCGACTGAATCACATGTGCGAAATGCGGATGCAATTGATTTTCAGTAAATGTTCCTGAGAAAATGATCTCAGAAACACAATTCTGCATTGGAGTAATAAGGAATTCTACATAAGGTTTTTTTTCAGATATTTCTCAAGCACCCACATGTTCCAGAGAAATCCTCTGTTGTCTGCACGACCATCGATATGATCACTTGATTGCTTACTGATAAATCCGCTTTTCAGTTGTGGTAAGGAATTACTGTTTTCCAGACAGAGTAACTCTTTCTGGAACCATTTGCCGACAGGTACACCAAATCCCTTTTTCTTCCTGTGAATGATCTCTCTGGGTAATACAGGTTCCAGTGCTTTCTTTAAAATGTACTTGGTTTCTCCGTTGCGGTATTTATAACTGCCCGGAATTTTCCTTACAAAATCAACCAGATCGATATCGAGGTATGGAGTTCTTACCTCAAGAGAATTCATCATGCTTGCACGATCTATCTTTACCAGAATGTCATCTTGCAGGTACAATCTTGTAAAAAACTGAAGTGTCCTGTCAATCAAGCTGTTGAGTCTGCAGGAATCCCAGCACTCGATAGCCTCGGAATAGATCTCTTCTATATCTGCTTTCTCCCTGAATAAGTCCTCGATACCGTAAGG
This sequence is a window from Fibrobacter sp.. Protein-coding genes within it:
- a CDS encoding flippase-like domain-containing protein, producing MKGKVVRNNKVFRLILRIFLTYGISIFLLIYLFNKVDTAAIGRTIKDVPAVNYLLAVLLYFVSQALSALKWSILVRNAPFPLMLRWTFISQFFASVIPGQVGGDVIKVYGLKKYGISLGNSAASVIIDRIIGLAALMVLINAAMWRSEYGSTIPFIRTVVLVIMCGIFVFGLIQIVMVKKFEVPLETVKRGLVSLVIRFMTSLRQSGSSLPRVSTSFLLSLFFQLLSIVKIYAVAKALIPSVSFTDWCWIGGIVSVAMLFPVSVGGLGIREGGYVVLLAILSVSVENAVALSLTMYSIQLIGALSGFGLYAFGLFDTRGKATESHVRNADAIDFQ